From the Calliopsis andreniformis isolate RMS-2024a chromosome 4, iyCalAndr_principal, whole genome shotgun sequence genome, one window contains:
- the LOC143177903 gene encoding polyadenylate-binding protein-interacting protein 1 isoform X1 produces the protein MDPLGGDGSGDGKMERREAARSRNRGLWTSSTQESSALRRPHHVTTGVHTTASMESKEEQNKLNKIDDDIVQKSKLSVNAKVFVPKSYSIKQPTQYESSARVSSMSSVQGRIQLARETSLQADMMQQAQNSVCTYDNLQHCHQIRQIQQFDNFSQQQHEAVDIQDHGNLFGGSGDYKDKHQESSGDEDNYLIEFTNVMQNLMSVIQTLILNPGRFTSIVPPLINNLRSYLEFPSQFREILKIIIQQSINEDNFRYSGARLCTYLDNGMKPVEQTSFRESLYILCKHEMESQASSWKQKDDHTEEEQRRCHGLILFLAELVTQMEHTSAFDLGGLLIQLIIVVLKKPALNSVKYICQALKLAGHTLEKGKGRSRKEMENMMRSLTELVTTGRVDSHVRRMVHSVHELRNGNWGQTSADSTVESLEPVNLNQAVDEPVFYGPDGKVLTAEENKFLEDVADSATNIENHVILEHGYEDEKWLSEEDDEIGDAYEEFLKNIPK, from the exons ATGGATCCTCTCGGAGGTGATGGAAGTGGTGACGGAAAAATGGAACGACGTGAAGCAGCTCGTAGTCGAAATCGTGGGCTATGGACTTCCAGCACGCAGGAATCTTCCGCGTTAAGAAGGCCTCATCATGTTACAACTGGGGTGCACACAACAG CTTCCATGGAATCAAAAGAAGAGCAAAATAAACTAAATAAAATAGACGATGACATTGTTCAGAAATCAAAGTTGTCTGTGAATGCAAAAGTATTTGTTCCAAAATCATATTCCATTAAGCAGCCCACG CAATACGAATCATCAGCAAGAGTTTCATCAATGTCATCAGTTCAAGGCAGAATACAATTAGCACGTGAAACATCTCTTCAAGCAGACATGATGCAACAAGCCCAAAATTCTGTATGTACCTATGATAACCTACAGCACTGTCATCAGATAAGACAAATTCAGCAGTTTGACAATTTTTCACAACAGCAACATGAAGCTGTGGATATTCAAGATCATGGAAATTTATTTGGAGGTTCAGGGGATTATAAAGATAAACATCAG GAATCAAGTGGAGATGAAGATAATTACTTAATTGAATTCACAAATGTAATGCAGAATTTGATGAGTGTTATACAGACCTTAATACTAAATCCAGGCCGATTCACTTCAATTGTGCCACCACTCATAAATAATCTTAGATCTTATTTAGAATTTCCTAGTCAGTTTcgagaaattttaaaaattataattcaACAG TCTATAAACGAAGATAATTTTCGGTACAGTGGTGCTCGACTTTGTACATATCTGGATAATGGTATGAAACCTGTTGAGCAAACATCATTCAGAGAaagtttatatatttt ATGTAAACATGAAATGGAAAGTCAAGCTTCCAGTTGGAAACAGAAGGACGACCACACAGAAGAAGAACAGAGGAGATGTCAtggattaatattatttttagctGAGCTGGTTACTCAGATGGAACATACTTCTGCCTTTGATTTGGGTGGCTTACTAATTCAACTCATTATTGTTGTTTTAAAGAAGCCCGCCCTAAATTCTGTTAAATATATTTGTCAAGCCCTCAAG TTGGCAGGTCACACATTAGAGAAAGGTAAAGGAAGAAGTCGTAAAGAGATGGAGAATATGATGCGTTCATTAACAGAGCTTGTAACAACCGGCAGAGTGGATTCGCACGTGAGACGCATGGTGCATAGTGTACATGAGTTGAGAAACGGAAATTGGGGACAAACTTCTGCAGATTCTACTGTCGAATCTTTGGAGCCAGTAAATCTTAATCAAGCAGTCGATGAACCTGTTTTTTACGGCCCTGACGGCAAAGTATTAACTGCAGAAGAAAATAAATTTCTAGAGGACGTCGCGGATAGTGCAACAAATATAGAAAACCATGT GATATTAGAACATGGTTACGAGGACGAAAAATGGTTATCTGAAGAAGACGATGAGATAGGCGATGCATATGAagagtttttaaaaaatatacctAAATAG
- the Xxylt gene encoding xyloside xylosyltransferase: MLLLRRVLINLIIFAVILLLFYYYQTSNGVHWLSHTVQELENASTTVSGRSDNDAISTTIFIANKTVYYNVWCIFTKVISNSPMKRKFEIFAESLLKLSSVNIAFHVITDDNSKNIAEKVLEGTFLSTGKSMKVQYYDVHELASELKYIVSVMSPYFSSKPGTYYSDALFFLSLGLHRVAPIEQSLAVMFDADTKFCKDIKELFDEFKNFGNQALFGLAPELTPVYRHVLYLYRNKHPNTTFGEPAQSGGYPGYNSGVVLFNLDRLRNSLAYDQIVKNESVRSMTEKYHFKGHLGDQDFYTLLGMERPELIHIIDCGWNRQLCTWWRDRGYADVFDNYSRCDSETKLWHGNCNTPIPNE; this comes from the exons ATGCTCTTACTACGCAGGGTGCTTATAAATTTGATAATTTTTGCTGTGATTTTGTTACTGTTCTATTATTACCAAACATCAAATGGTGTACACTGGTTATCTCATACTGTCCAAGAATTGGAGAATGCTTCGACCACAGTGTCGGGCAGATCTGACAATGATGCAATTTCTACAACAATATTCAttgcaaataaaacagtttattaTAATGTCTGGTGCATATTCACAAAAGTTATTAGCAATTCACCAATGAAACGGAAGTTTGAAATTTTTGCAGAATCTTTACTGAAACTATCTTCTGTCAATATTGCTTTTCATGTAATAACTGATGATAATAGCAAAAACATTGCAGAAAAAGTTTTGGAAGGCACTTTTTTGTCTACAGGAAAGTCTATGAAG GTGCAATATTATGATGTACATGAGTTGGCATCAGAATTAAAGTACATTGTATCTGTAATGTCTCCATATTTTAGTAGTAAACCAGGGACATATTATTCAGATGCCTTATTCTTTTTGTCATTGGGTTTACATAGAGTAGCTCCAATTGAGCAAAGTTTAGCAGTGATGTTTGATGCTGACACTAAATTTTGCAAAGATATCAAGGAGCTTTTtgatgaatttaaaaattttggaaATCAAGCTCTATTTGGCTTAGCTCCAGAGCTTACTCCAGTTTACAGACAtgttctgtatttatatcgtaataagCATCCAAATACTACATTTGGGGAGCCTGCTCAATCAGGTGGTTATCCTGGTTACAATAGCGGAGTAGTACTTTTTAATTTGGATAGGCTGCGCAATTCCTTAGCATATGATCAAATTGTTAAAAATGAGAGTGTTCGTTCCATGACAgagaaatatcattttaag ggtCATTTAGGAGATCAAGACTTTTATACCCTTTTGGGAATGGAAAGGCCTGAATTAATTCACATCATTGATTGTGGATGGAATAGACAATTATGTACATGGTGGAGAGATCGTGGTTATGCAGATGTGTTCGACAATTATTCAAGGTGTGATTCAGAAACAAAATTATGGCATGGAAATTGTAATACTCCTATACCTAACGAATGA
- the LOC143178381 gene encoding uncharacterized protein LOC143178381, translated as MDHSQTAVLFILSFIVTVNCNYQLRILNSGNIGGCETYTCGVNARCTISDGRPVCSCMNLHMGDPLSRCTRVECQINEDCSDSKVCTNNRCINPCDGLCGINAICETRNHVPTCYCPPEMTGDPFAVCRIADPQAACKPNPCGLNTKCEVVNQVPVCSCLPGYLGSPLSGCRHECESDSECPNHLACSASFRCESPCKCGTNAECKVINHRAICSCPKNWLGNALIACRPECVAHSDCPANKPACLYQKCMNPCDGVCGVNADCHLRDITPVCSCPKDMTGNPFFSCMPDGRNLCEPNPCGTSAICTPGHDNTGKERPVCTCPTGYIGNALISCQRGECFTNSECPDNKACIDFTCQNPCTGKECGPTASCTARRHIAVCTCPDGTRGDALYNCNPIDGRSLFNYRQPYRYRYRY; from the exons ATGGATCATTCACAGACTGCAGTTCTGTTTATTCTTTCATTTATTGTCACTGTCAATTGTAATTATCAGTTAAGGATACTTAACTCTGGAAATATTG GTGGTTGCGAAACCTACACGTGTGGAGTAAATGCAAGATGTACAATCAGTGATGGCAGACCAGTTTGTTCTTGTATGAATTTACATATGGGAGATCCTCTTTCTCGTTGTACTCGAGTAGAGTGccaga TTAATGAAGACTGCAGTGATAGTAAAGTGTGTACAAACAACAGATGTATAAATCCCTGTGACGGTCTATGCGGTATAAACGCTATATGTGAAACTCGAAATCATGTTCCAACGTGTTATTGTCCTCCTGAAATGACGGGAGATCCTTTTGCTGTGTGTCGGATAGCAGATCCTC AGGCCGCTTGCAAACCTAATCCTTGTGGTCTGAACACTAAGTGTGAAGTGGTAAACCAAGTACCAGTTTGTAGTTGTCTGCCAGGTTACCTGGGATCTCCTTTAAGTGGTTGCCGTCATGAATGTGAAAGCGATAGTGAATGTCCTAATCATTTGGCTTGTTCTGCCTCCTTCAGATGCGAAAGCCCATGTAAATGTGGCACGAACGCAGAGTGCAAAGTCATTAATCATCGAGCAATCTGTAGTTGTCCAAAG AATTGGTTAGGAAATGCACTCATAGCTTGTCGACCGGAATGCGTCGCCCACTCGGATTGTCCTGCGAACAAACCAGCTTGTCTTTACCAGAAATGTATGAATCCTTGTGATGGAGTTTGTGGGGTAAATGCTGATTGTCATTTACGAGATATCACACCTGTTTGTAGTTGCCCAAAAGACATGACTGGCAATCCTTTCTTCAGCTGTATGCCTGATGGAC GAAATCTGTGCGAGCCGAATCCATGTGGAACGAGCGCAATTTGTACTCCAGGACATGATAATACAGGGAAAGAGAGACCAGTTTGCACCTGTCCCACTGGCTATATTGGTAACGcgttaatcagttgtcaacgtgGGGAATGTTTTACAAACAGTGAATGTCCGGACAATAAAGCTTGTATCGATTTTACTTGCCAAAATCCTTGTACTGGTAAAGAGTGTGGACCAACTGCATCTTGTACTGCGCGACGCCATATCGCTGTATGTACTTGTCCAGATGGTACAAGAGGAGACGCATTATATAATTGCAATCCAATCGATGGCAGGTCGCTTTTTAATTATAGACAACCATACCGATATCGTTATCGTTACTAG
- the LOC143177903 gene encoding polyadenylate-binding protein-interacting protein 1 isoform X2 produces the protein MDPLGGDGSGDGKMERREAARSRNRGLWTSSTQESSALRRPHHVTTGVHTTASMESKEEQNKLNKIDDDIVQKSKLSVNAKVFVPKSYSIKQPTQYESSARVSSMSSVQGRIQLARETSLQADMMQQAQNSQHEAVDIQDHGNLFGGSGDYKDKHQESSGDEDNYLIEFTNVMQNLMSVIQTLILNPGRFTSIVPPLINNLRSYLEFPSQFREILKIIIQQSINEDNFRYSGARLCTYLDNGMKPVEQTSFRESLYILCKHEMESQASSWKQKDDHTEEEQRRCHGLILFLAELVTQMEHTSAFDLGGLLIQLIIVVLKKPALNSVKYICQALKLAGHTLEKGKGRSRKEMENMMRSLTELVTTGRVDSHVRRMVHSVHELRNGNWGQTSADSTVESLEPVNLNQAVDEPVFYGPDGKVLTAEENKFLEDVADSATNIENHVILEHGYEDEKWLSEEDDEIGDAYEEFLKNIPK, from the exons ATGGATCCTCTCGGAGGTGATGGAAGTGGTGACGGAAAAATGGAACGACGTGAAGCAGCTCGTAGTCGAAATCGTGGGCTATGGACTTCCAGCACGCAGGAATCTTCCGCGTTAAGAAGGCCTCATCATGTTACAACTGGGGTGCACACAACAG CTTCCATGGAATCAAAAGAAGAGCAAAATAAACTAAATAAAATAGACGATGACATTGTTCAGAAATCAAAGTTGTCTGTGAATGCAAAAGTATTTGTTCCAAAATCATATTCCATTAAGCAGCCCACG CAATACGAATCATCAGCAAGAGTTTCATCAATGTCATCAGTTCAAGGCAGAATACAATTAGCACGTGAAACATCTCTTCAAGCAGACATGATGCAACAAGCCCAAAATTCT CAACATGAAGCTGTGGATATTCAAGATCATGGAAATTTATTTGGAGGTTCAGGGGATTATAAAGATAAACATCAG GAATCAAGTGGAGATGAAGATAATTACTTAATTGAATTCACAAATGTAATGCAGAATTTGATGAGTGTTATACAGACCTTAATACTAAATCCAGGCCGATTCACTTCAATTGTGCCACCACTCATAAATAATCTTAGATCTTATTTAGAATTTCCTAGTCAGTTTcgagaaattttaaaaattataattcaACAG TCTATAAACGAAGATAATTTTCGGTACAGTGGTGCTCGACTTTGTACATATCTGGATAATGGTATGAAACCTGTTGAGCAAACATCATTCAGAGAaagtttatatatttt ATGTAAACATGAAATGGAAAGTCAAGCTTCCAGTTGGAAACAGAAGGACGACCACACAGAAGAAGAACAGAGGAGATGTCAtggattaatattatttttagctGAGCTGGTTACTCAGATGGAACATACTTCTGCCTTTGATTTGGGTGGCTTACTAATTCAACTCATTATTGTTGTTTTAAAGAAGCCCGCCCTAAATTCTGTTAAATATATTTGTCAAGCCCTCAAG TTGGCAGGTCACACATTAGAGAAAGGTAAAGGAAGAAGTCGTAAAGAGATGGAGAATATGATGCGTTCATTAACAGAGCTTGTAACAACCGGCAGAGTGGATTCGCACGTGAGACGCATGGTGCATAGTGTACATGAGTTGAGAAACGGAAATTGGGGACAAACTTCTGCAGATTCTACTGTCGAATCTTTGGAGCCAGTAAATCTTAATCAAGCAGTCGATGAACCTGTTTTTTACGGCCCTGACGGCAAAGTATTAACTGCAGAAGAAAATAAATTTCTAGAGGACGTCGCGGATAGTGCAACAAATATAGAAAACCATGT GATATTAGAACATGGTTACGAGGACGAAAAATGGTTATCTGAAGAAGACGATGAGATAGGCGATGCATATGAagagtttttaaaaaatatacctAAATAG